A window of bacterium genomic DNA:
GCCGCCTCGGCCTGGGCTACCGCATGGGCGACTCGACGGAACAGGTCCTTGGGGCTCTCCACCACCCGCGCGAGGCTATCCCTCCGCAAATAGCGGGCCTCAAGGATCTTTACAGCTGTGGGCGAAAGACTCCTCATCGACCTCACTCCTCGGAGAAATTCTAGTCGAAAAATGCAAGAGACAGGCTAAAAAAATGTCGATTTTTTTGACGCGGTGTGAAGGGTGGGGTTTTGTTGATCTTTCACCCTCTCCCCTTGCGGGAGAGGGCCGGGGAGAGGGGGCGTGGCATTAAGTGAATGCTGCTTATGCCATGCCCCCTCTCCCGGTTTCGCTTTGCGAAACCACAGCAAGCTTGGAAAGGCTTAACATTACCAAAAAGTTTGCCCGGCGACATTAAGTCGCCGGTTTGCCTTTTTGGTCCCCCGCAAGGGGGGAGGGAAAATAAAAAAGGCAGCCTCTTCAGCTGCCTTTCCTGAGCGGGAGACGGGGCTCGAACCCGCGACGTCAACCTTGGCAAGGTTGCACTCTACCACTGAGTTACTCCCGCATTGCGGGGGACCTCATAGCCAGCCGGCTAAGAATTGTCAATCCTTCGTGATTTGGTCTAGAAAGGCGCCATGTCGCGCTACGATGTGGTCATCCTGGGCGGCGGCGCCGCCGGCCTTTTTTGCGCCGTCCAAGCCGGCAAGCGCGGCCGGCGAGTCCTGGTGCTGGAGCGAGCCGAGCGGCTGGGCAAGAAAATCCTCATCTCCGGCGGCGGCCGTTGCAATTTCACCAATGTCCAAAGCCGGCCCGAGAATTTTTCCTCGGCCAATCCTCATTTTTGCAAGTCGGCCCTCGCCCGCTTTTCGCCGGCCGACTTCGTCGAGCTGGTCGAACGCCACCGCATCGAATATTACGAGAAGAAGCTGGGCCAGCTCTTCTGCAAGCATTCGGCGAAGGAGATCGTCGCCATGTTGGCCCGGGAATGCTCGGCCGCCGGCGTCGAGATCCGCTTGCGGCAGGAGCTGCTCTCGGTCGAAAAGAACGGGCTTTTCCGGCTCGAGACCGCCGCCGGGCCGATCGAAGCCGAGAGCTTCGTCGTCGCCACCGGCGGCCTCTCCTACCCCAATCTCGGCGCCACCCCTTTCGGCTACGAGCTGGCCAAGCGCTTCGGCCACGGGGTCCATTCCTGCCGGCCGGCCCTGGTGCCCTTCCTGGTCGACGGCGAGGATCGAGTTTGGACCGAGCTGAGCGGCGTCTCAACCGAGATCGTGGTGTCGGCGAAGGCCAAGAGCTTTCGCGAAAGCCTGCTCTTCACCCACCGCGGCCTGAGTGGGCCGGCGATTTTGCAAATTTCCTCCTATTGGAAAAGCGGTGAAGCGATCGCGATCGACCTGCTGCCGGAAGAGGAGGCCGGGTTTCTGCTGCGGCTGAAGAAGGCCGGGGAAAAGGCCGAGCTGAAAAATCTGCTGGCTCGGCACTTGCCCCAGCGGCTGGCCGAAACCTGGTGCGCCCGCCACGCGCCGTCAAGACCTCTCCAAGATTGCCCCGATCGCGACTTGAGCCGGGCCGGCGAGCTTTTGAAGCGCTGGGAGCTCAAGCCCTCCGGCACCGAAGGTTACGACACGGCCGAGGTCACCGCCGGCGGCGTCGACACCGCCGAGCTTTCTTCCAAGACGATGGAGTCGAATCGGGTTCCCGGCCTCTATTTCATCGGCGAGGTCCTCGACGTCACCGGCGAGCTCGGCGGCTTCAATTTTCAATGGGCTTGGGCTTCGGGCTTCGTCGCCGGGCAGGTTGTGTAGGGGCGGGCCTTGCGCCCGCCCCAGGCGCGGTGCCGAGGGCGACCGCAAGGGTCGCCCCTACGATGGGGGCAGCGCTTAACTTGATAAATTTCATTTTATCATCCCGGTCCCAGGACTTGATCTCAGCCTCGCGCTTCGAGGCCAGCGAGCGATCGGGTTGAGGCTCGCTGTAGACCAGGTTCACCGGCAAACGGCTCCGGGTGTAGCGCGAGGCCAAGCCGCGGTTATGCCGCTCCAGCCGGCGCTCCAGGCAGTTGGTGATGCCGGTGTAAAGGCTGCCGTCGTTGCAGCGCAGGATATAGACAAACCAGGTGCTTTGCTCCATCATGTCGGCCATGAATCTGCCCAATGTGAAGGACCTGCAACGCCGCGCGTTACGCTTGGTCCAAGATCCCGAAACCCTGCGCAAGGTCGTCGACGAAGCCGACGCCAAGGCCGAAGCCCATCGTTCGCGAATCGGCGCTTTTTGGTCCGAGCTCAAGACCCTGCTCCGGCTGGTCCGGGCTTGGCTCGGCGGCCGCTATCGCCAAGTTCCCTGGAAAACGCTGCTGGCGGCGGTCGGGGCGCTGCTCTATTTCCTCAACCCCCTCGACCTGATCGCCGACTTCCTCTACGTCTTCGGTTTCCTCGACGATGCCCTAGTCGTCGGCTTGGTGCTCTCCTCGATCCGCTCCGATCTGGAAAAGTTCACGGCCTGGGAACAGAGCGGAGAAATTCCAGCAAGTGCCGATTGAAAAGCTCCGGATTCTCCAAATTGCTCAAGTGAGCCGCCTCCGGGATGATTTCGAGCCGCGACCCCGGAATACGCCGGTGCATCGACTGGGCCGACGAGACCGGCGTGACCCCATCCTTTTCTCCGACCAAGATTAAAACCGGCAGCTTCAGCCTGTCCAAGGCCGAAGTCGTGTCGCTGCGCGCCGCCAAGGCGATCAGAGTCCCGGCGATCCCCAGCGGCGAGGTGCGGGCGATGAGCTTGCGGATCAAGCTCACGGCTTGCGGCTTGGATTCCAAGGATTTGGGCGAGAAACCCGCCGGCAGCAGGACGTCGGCGAAAGCCAGCGACCCGATGGCTTTGACTTGCTTGACTTGGGCCGCCCGGCGCAGGCGGGTCGGATCGCTGTCGGTTTCGCTCCGGGTGTCGGCCAGGACCGCGGCCAGGAATCGATCGCCGTTCCGCTCCAGGGCCCGGAGCGCGATGTAGCCGCCCATCGATAGGCCGATCAGCACCGCCTTTGGGATTTTCCAATGGTCCATCAAGGCCAGCAGATCGTCGACGTGACCTTCGATGGTGTATTGGCCGTCGCCGGGCTCGTTGGCGCCCAAGCCTCGCAGGTCGTAAGCGTAGGCCCGATACTCCGGCGGCAGAGCCTCGAGCTGCGGAGTCCACATCTCGGAGCTGAAGGGAAAACCATGCAGAAAGATCAGCGGCAGACCGGTTTCTTGGCCATGGCTTCGATAGTGAAAGCTGTAATCGTCGAGGACGGCTTGCATCCGCGAAGAATAATGGACTTTTCGCCAAAATCCATTATTTTCCGGCATATTCTCGGCACCCCCCAAGGAGGCTTTCATGATCCGGATTCGACTCACTGTCGCCTTAACCGCCGCCGGCCTGGCCCTAGGCCTTTCCTCGGCTCTGGCCCTCGAAATGATGACCTACAGTTATATGGACAAGAACCGCGACGGCAAGGTCACCATGAAGGAGTGGACCAGCAGCAGCACCTCCTTCAAGGCTCGCGACTACAACAACGACGGGGTCCTGACCGGCGACGAGCTCCGGGTCACCTATAAGGGCAAGAAGGAAAACCTCAGCTTTCAAGAGACCCTCAACATGCGTTTCGAGGAGCTCGACGTCAACAACGACAACATCATCTCGACTTGGGAATGGCCCTCCCAGCGCCGGTACTTCGACCAGCTCGACGACAACGGCGACCGCACCTTGACCCGGGTCGAGTTCCGCGACCGCAAGGACGAGACCCTCGACGCCTTCTCGACCCTGGACAAGAATCGCAACGGGGTCTTGAGCAAGAAAGAATCCCAGCTGAGCGACAATGCCTTCAACCAACTCGACACCAACCGCGACGGCCAGCTCACCCGAAACGAATACTACGACAAGGTCGCCTCGGTCCCGCCTCCGACCAACAATTTCGACGCCCTCGACCGGAACAAGGACGGCATCCTCTCGCCTTTCGAATGGCAGGGCAGCAAATCCGACTTCGACGCCGCCGACACCGATAACAACCGGGTCATCACCGTCATCGAATTCAACAACCGCTCGCGAGCCAGTCGGCCGGGAATGAAGTGAGACCCAGGCTCTTCGTCGGAGGCGACCTCGACGGCTTCTTCGGGCTCTTCGTCGACAACCTGCTTCAGCTCATGCTGATCGACGTGCTCTGTCGCGGGGTCTGCGGCCTGCCCGACGAGCTCGTGGTCGGGCGGATCCTGCCCGGGGCCGCGATCTCGATCCTGCTCGGCAACCTGTTTTATTCTTGGCAGGCTTGGAAGCTGGCCAAGGCCAGCGGCCGCTCCGACGTGACGGCCCTGCCTTACGGCATCAATACGCCGAGCTTGGTCGCCTTCATCTTCCTCATCATGGGGCCGGTCTACCAAGAGACCAAGGACCCGGTCCTGGTCTGGAAAGTCGGCCTCTTCGCCTGCCTGCTCAGCGGCATCCTCGAAACCGTCGGCGCCTTCGCCGGCGACTGGCTGCGGCGGCATACCCCGCGGGCGGCCCTGCTCTCCTCCTTGGCCGGAGTCGCCATCACTTTCATCGCCTTGGGCTTTATCTTTCAGATCTTCGCCTCGCCGGCCATCGCGATCCTGCCGATGATGCTGATCCTGGCGGCTTATGCCGGCCGGCTCAAGCTGCCCGGCGGCATTCCCGGCGGCTTCGCCGCGGTTCTCTTAGGCACGGCCTTGGCTTGGTTGCTCCGGTCTCTCGGTTTCGAGCTCTTCACGCCCTCGGCGGCGCCCTTCGAGCTGGGCTTTCATCCGCCCCGCCCGGCGCTGGTCGAGCTTTGGGATTTTTTGGAAAGCCCCTGGATTTGGCGCCATCTCGCGGTCATTTTTCCAATGGCCTTGTTCAACCTGATCGGTTCGCTGCAAAACCTCGAAAGCGCCGAGGCCGCCGGCGACCGCTACGAGACCAAGCCGGCATTGCTGGCCAACGGCCTCTGCAGCGTCCTGGCCGCGGCCTTGGGCAGCGCCTTCCCCACCACCATCTATATCGGCCATCCCGGCTGGAAGGCGATGGGCGCCCGCATCGGCTATTCGATCCTCAATGGCGGGGTGATCACCCTGCTTTGCCTCTTCGGCGGCGTCTCCTTGGTGCTGCGTTTCGTTCCCTTGGAAGTGACGCTGGGCATCCTGCTCTGGATCGGCATCGTGATGAGCGCCCAGGCTTTCCAGGAAGTGCCGAAAGCCCATGCCCTGGCGGTGGCCGCCGGCTTGATCCCGGCCTTCGCGGCTTGGACCTTGATGGTCGTCGAGACCAGCTTGCAGAAGGCCGGCTCGACCCTCTTTACGGTGGCGCCGAAATTCGGCAATGCCCTCTTCATCGATGGCGTGATCGCCTTGAACCAGGGCTTTCTGATCACCTCGATGGTGCTGGCCTCGATCGTCGTCTTCTTGATCGAGCGCGAATTCCTGAAGGCCGCGCTTTGGTCGCTGGCCGCGGCCCTGCTTTCGGCCTTCGGGCTGACCCATGCCTATCGCTTGAGCGAGACCGGAGTGCAGAACGACTTCGGCTGGCTCCAGGCCCCGGGCTTCGTCTTCGGCTACCTGGCCAGCGGCCTCTTGTTCTTGGCTTTGGCTTGGTGGAGCCGCGACCAGGCATGAAACAGGAATCTCTTTTCATTCCCATCAACAACAGCGATGAGCTGCATCTGCGGCGGATTTATCGCGATCCCGAGGGCGAGCCGATTTTCCTGCTTCACGGCTCGATCGAGAACGGCCGGATCTTCTATTCCGAGTCGGGCAAGGGCTTGGGCCCCTACTTGGCCCAGGCCGGCTTCGACGTCTACGTCGGCGATTTGCGGGGTCGAGGGCTTTCCCGGCCGCCGATCGGCCGCCATTCGCGCTACGGCCAGACCGAGGCCATCCTTGAGGACCTGCCGGCCTTTTTGAGCGAGATCCGTCGGCGCCGCGGCCGGCCGCCGCGCCATTGGGTCGCCCACAGCTGGGGTGGCGTTTTGCTGATGGCCCTTTACGCCCGCTCACCCGAATGGCGGGCCGGTTTGGAGTCGGTCCTCTGTTTCGGCACCAAGCGCCGGATCGCGGTCTTCAATCGCGAGAAATTCCTCAAAATCGATCTATTCTGGAATTTGGCGGCTCCCCTCTTGGCCCGGATCTACGGATATCTGCCGATGGTCGAGTGGAAAATGGGCAGCGACAATGAAACCGCCTCCTCCTTGAGGCAGAACCGGGCCTGGGTGAAGGCCGGATCGCCCTGGGTCGATCCGCAAGACGGCTTCGATTACGGCGAAGCCCTACGATCCGCGCCGCCGCCGCCGACCTTTCACTTCGCGGCGATCAAAGACGCCTATCTCGGCCATCCCGAGGACGTCCAAGACTTCATCCGCGAGACCAAGCCTCGGGGGCTGAAATATCATTTGCTGAGCCGGGAGAACGGACAAAGGCACGACTACGGCCACATCGACATGCTGACTCATCCCGATGCGCCGCAAGACCACTTCCCGATGGCCCTCGATTGGCTGAAGGGCGGTTTTACTCGTCGAGGATGAAAGTGATCTGACACTCCACCCGATATTCGGTGATGCGGTCGTTCTCGATCTTGGCTTTTTGCTCGACGACTTCCAAGCCGGTCATGCCGCGCAGGGTTTTGGAAGCGCGGGAAACCGCGATATTGACGGCGTCATGGAAGCTTTCGGCGGAAGATGCCACGACCTGGGTTTTTCGGGCGACGGCCATAAAGACTCCTTTCTCGTCATGCAGGTTGTCGAGGCGATTATAGGAGCCTGGGCCCGATTCTCAAAGCGCCGAATGTGTTTTCGGTGCCTTCGAAAGGAAGCGTTTCAGGATGCCGATGACCATGGGCAGGATGGAGATGAAAATCACCACCAAGATAATAAGGTGCAATTTTTCGCCCAAAGGACTCCGGCCCAGGAAATATCCCAGCAAGGTCATGGAAAAGACCCAGCCGATGCCGCCGAAGACGTTGAAGGCGACAAAGCGCCGGTAGGACATGTCGGCCACTCCGGCGATGAAGGGAACGAAGGTGCGCAGGATCGGGACGAAGCGGGCCAGGATGATGGCCTTGCCGCCGTGCTTCTCGTAGAAGGCATGGGCCTCGAGGGCGTATTTCTTCTTGAAAAAGCGGTTGTCCGGTTTGTTGAAGATCTTGGGCCCGGTCTTGCGGCCCAGCCAAAACCCGACCTGGTCGCCGATCACCGCCGCCGCCATCAGGGCCAAGTTGACCGTCCAGATGTTCAGGATCGGCTCGCCGCCGCTCAGCGAGCGCGAGCAGAGCACCCCGGCCGTCACCAGGAGGGAGTCGCCGGGCAGGAAGAAACCGGCCAGCAGCCCGGTCTCGGCGAAGACGATGAAGACCAAGAGCAA
This region includes:
- a CDS encoding NCS2 family permease: MRPRLFVGGDLDGFFGLFVDNLLQLMLIDVLCRGVCGLPDELVVGRILPGAAISILLGNLFYSWQAWKLAKASGRSDVTALPYGINTPSLVAFIFLIMGPVYQETKDPVLVWKVGLFACLLSGILETVGAFAGDWLRRHTPRAALLSSLAGVAITFIALGFIFQIFASPAIAILPMMLILAAYAGRLKLPGGIPGGFAAVLLGTALAWLLRSLGFELFTPSAAPFELGFHPPRPALVELWDFLESPWIWRHLAVIFPMALFNLIGSLQNLESAEAAGDRYETKPALLANGLCSVLAAALGSAFPTTIYIGHPGWKAMGARIGYSILNGGVITLLCLFGGVSLVLRFVPLEVTLGILLWIGIVMSAQAFQEVPKAHALAVAAGLIPAFAAWTLMVVETSLQKAGSTLFTVAPKFGNALFIDGVIALNQGFLITSMVLASIVVFLIEREFLKAALWSLAAALLSAFGLTHAYRLSETGVQNDFGWLQAPGFVFGYLASGLLFLALAWWSRDQA
- a CDS encoding NAD(P)/FAD-dependent oxidoreductase, which codes for MSRYDVVILGGGAAGLFCAVQAGKRGRRVLVLERAERLGKKILISGGGRCNFTNVQSRPENFSSANPHFCKSALARFSPADFVELVERHRIEYYEKKLGQLFCKHSAKEIVAMLARECSAAGVEIRLRQELLSVEKNGLFRLETAAGPIEAESFVVATGGLSYPNLGATPFGYELAKRFGHGVHSCRPALVPFLVDGEDRVWTELSGVSTEIVVSAKAKSFRESLLFTHRGLSGPAILQISSYWKSGEAIAIDLLPEEEAGFLLRLKKAGEKAELKNLLARHLPQRLAETWCARHAPSRPLQDCPDRDLSRAGELLKRWELKPSGTEGYDTAEVTAGGVDTAELSSKTMESNRVPGLYFIGEVLDVTGELGGFNFQWAWASGFVAGQVV
- a CDS encoding alpha/beta fold hydrolase, with product MKQESLFIPINNSDELHLRRIYRDPEGEPIFLLHGSIENGRIFYSESGKGLGPYLAQAGFDVYVGDLRGRGLSRPPIGRHSRYGQTEAILEDLPAFLSEIRRRRGRPPRHWVAHSWGGVLLMALYARSPEWRAGLESVLCFGTKRRIAVFNREKFLKIDLFWNLAAPLLARIYGYLPMVEWKMGSDNETASSLRQNRAWVKAGSPWVDPQDGFDYGEALRSAPPPPTFHFAAIKDAYLGHPEDVQDFIRETKPRGLKYHLLSRENGQRHDYGHIDMLTHPDAPQDHFPMALDWLKGGFTRRG
- a CDS encoding VTT domain-containing protein; the encoded protein is MDFVFQFLSNLHSPEGIEALIRSGGLLLLVFIVFAETGLLAGFFLPGDSLLVTAGVLCSRSLSGGEPILNIWTVNLALMAAAVIGDQVGFWLGRKTGPKIFNKPDNRFFKKKYALEAHAFYEKHGGKAIILARFVPILRTFVPFIAGVADMSYRRFVAFNVFGGIGWVFSMTLLGYFLGRSPLGEKLHLIILVVIFISILPMVIGILKRFLSKAPKTHSAL
- a CDS encoding YkvA family protein, whose translation is MSAMNLPNVKDLQRRALRLVQDPETLRKVVDEADAKAEAHRSRIGAFWSELKTLLRLVRAWLGGRYRQVPWKTLLAAVGALLYFLNPLDLIADFLYVFGFLDDALVVGLVLSSIRSDLEKFTAWEQSGEIPASAD
- a CDS encoding dodecin family protein; this encodes MAVARKTQVVASSAESFHDAVNIAVSRASKTLRGMTGLEVVEQKAKIENDRITEYRVECQITFILDE
- a CDS encoding alpha/beta hydrolase; translation: MKASLGGAENMPENNGFWRKVHYSSRMQAVLDDYSFHYRSHGQETGLPLIFLHGFPFSSEMWTPQLEALPPEYRAYAYDLRGLGANEPGDGQYTIEGHVDDLLALMDHWKIPKAVLIGLSMGGYIALRALERNGDRFLAAVLADTRSETDSDPTRLRRAAQVKQVKAIGSLAFADVLLPAGFSPKSLESKPQAVSLIRKLIARTSPLGIAGTLIALAARSDTTSALDRLKLPVLILVGEKDGVTPVSSAQSMHRRIPGSRLEIIPEAAHLSNLENPELFNRHLLEFLRSVPRP
- a CDS encoding GIY-YIG nuclease family protein, encoding MADMMEQSTWFVYILRCNDGSLYTGITNCLERRLERHNRGLASRYTRSRLPVNLVYSEPQPDRSLASKREAEIKSWDRDDKMKFIKLSAAPIVGATLAVALGTAPGAGARPAPTQPARRRSPKPKPIEN